The Flavobacterium commune genome contains the following window.
CGGAGAGTCTCATGACGGCGATATGCTTTATTTTTGGAGTCAACTGACTTTTCAATTATTTCTTCCCATGGTATAAAACAGGATTCAATTCGTCGTCATTGTACATTTTCATTTGCTTGTACACTTTCATGAATTTATCTCCATTTTCAATATCAGTCAACAAATCATCAATGGCTGTTGATAAATCTGTTCTTTGTTCTAAAAGTACGTTTAGTTTTTCCTGACATTTATCTCTGTGTTCTTGCGAAGCCTCTGCACGATTGGCTTCCTCGGCCATGTGGTAAATTTTTAAAGCTAAAATTGATAATCTGTCAAATGCCCAGGCTGGACTTTCTGAGTTAATTTTAGCATTGTCTTTTACAACTACTTTGCTGTATTTTTGGAGAAAATAACTATCAATATATTCTACCATATCAGTACGCTCCTGATTAGAAGCATCAATTCTTCTTTTCAAAGTCAAAGCCGCAACAGGATCAATTTGTGGATCACGAATAATGTCTTCAAAATGCCATTGAACAGTGTCAATCCAGTTTTTTAGGTACAATAAATGCTCAAACTGTTCCTTAGGATAAGGATTGTTTATCGGTTGATCTACATTATCAAATTGGTGATAATCTTTTATACTTTGTTCAAAAACGGAATAGGCTAATTTTGAAAACATCTTTATCTTTTTATTTAGACAAAGATACTTTTTATACTTTTATAAAAAAATTACATTGTAACTTTCTATAGCTCATCTTAAATAACATCTTCTCTTATGCAAATCCATCATTTATCAGAAAAAAACAGTATTCTAAATCATTTTTTAGGAGAAATAAGAGATGTAAATATCCATAAAGATTCTATGCGATTTAGACGAAATATAGAACGCATTGGCGAAATTATGGCTTACGAATTGAGCAAAGAATTGGAATATAAAACCATTGAAATTCAAACTCCGCTTGGGATCAAAAAAACAACTCAAATTGCCGATAACATTGTGCTTTGTTCGATTTTAAGAGCAGGTTTGAGTATGCATTTGGGGTTTTTAAATTATTTTGACCAAGCCGATAACGGATTTATTTCTGCTTATCGATTTCACCCAAATAAAGACGATTTTTTTGAAATCAAAGTCGAATATCAGGCCATTGCTGATATTAATGATAAATGCTTATTACTAGTAGATCCCATGCTGGCAACAGGACAATCCATTGTTGCTGTTTACAATAGATTAATGGAAAGAGGAACTCCTAAAACAATTCATATTGCCGTGACAATCGCCGCTCCTGAAGGTATTGCTTACCTGAAAAAACATTTACCGGATAACTGTCATTTATGGATTGGTGCTTTAGACGAAAAACTAAATGAACATAGTTATATAGTTCCGGGTCTTGGAGACGCTGGCGACTTGGCTTACGGAATCAAATTATAATTGAGAGAAAAAAACAAATAAACTACACAACATCAATACTCCCAAAGCCAATTCCTGGTTTAATTTTGACTGAGGCATTTCGATATGAGCTGTCGCCATCATTGCCAAAGGAGCAATGGTAAACACTAATAAATCGTTGCTTTTATTATCAGAAATCACATAGATAATTGCTGACAGAAAGAACGCAAACAAAATTTTCTTAAACGAAGCGTGCAATAATAATGGTCGGGAAGACAAAGTCATGACCATCGAAATAACAAAAAATAAAGCCACCGTAGCATAAATAGACAAGGCTGCATTCTGGTAATTATTAGTAAAATAATCAATGCTAAAATTAGTTTCTATTCCATTGGTAATATAACTAATGGCATCATTATTAAATGCTAACGAATACATAGCAAAAACAATAGCTATGGCAAAAAAAGCAATGAAAGGCAAAAGCCAGTTTCTGTAATCTCCCGAAACATGAGAAATAATAGAAATAAAAACCAATACTAAAAAAATTATACACCAAAAATGGAATAAGGAAGCCACAAAAATCCATAAAGAAGCATCAAAAATTTTCTCCTTAGAAGATTTTTGAGATTGTAACGAAATCAGTCTGCGAAGAGCTAAAAGGATAAAAAAGTTGGCAAAAACAAGATTGATGTTATCATAAAGTGTCGGAAAGAAAAGCAAGAATAACAAAAAGAATAATAGGCTATAACCACTGTCTTTACTAATATTGTTGCGCTTAGATACAAAATTAGTGATCAATCCCGAAAACAAAACTACAACTCCTATTGCTATTTTTTTTATGACTAAAACAGCAGAATTTGACCAAGCTAAATCCTGAATTTGATATATAAAATCGAAAAACAATATCAAAAATACTATCAAAGAAAAATTTAATAGTGTAGATTTTTTAAAAACACTTGTAATCATAAGGATATTTTATACTTTTGTGACTGTAAATATAATACTTGTTTAAAAAGGAAACGAGTTATACTAAAATTTTATTGGGTTAATGAAATTTTTAATTATTTACCCAATTATAAAACGATTCATAAAATTTAAAATTCTATATCATGAAAGCATTTTTCGAAGGAATACAATCTCTTTTTGTAGATTTTCTTTTCAAACCATTAGATTGGTTACGTTCATTAGAACTAGTTTCTTGGTTTGGTGCTAATACACTAAACTGGATTTTTATGATTATCTGTACTGCAGCTATTGTTTACTGGATTAAACAATTACGTATTTTTGACGATGCAGGAACTGAAAATCAAGATACTACAGCTCACTCTTTCTTAAAATAAGAATAGAACGAAAAGTTTAAAAAAAAAACGTCCTGATAGCTCTATCAGGACGTTTTTTTATTGAATATGGTTTCGATTATACTAAATCGAAACCAATGTCTTTTCTAAAATTCATTTTATCAAAAGTAATTTTATCTACATTTTGATAAGATTGAGCTAAAGCTTCCTGAAAAGAATCTCCATAAGAAGTGATAGCCATTACACGTCCTCCATTAGAAACCACATTACCGTTGTCTAATTTTGTTCCTGCGTGAAAAACTATTGAATTTTCAACTTTATCTAAACCTGAAATTACTTTCCCTTTTTCAAAATCTTCAGGATAACCTCCAGATACCAACATTACTGTAGTAGCACTTCTAGGGTCGATTTTCAATTCGAATTCATCTAGTTTTTGGTTGGCTACAGCCAAAAACAACTCTACTAAATCCGATTGCAACCTTGGAACAACTACTTCAGTTTCAGGATCTCCCATACGTACATTGTATTCGATAACCAATGGTTCATTGTTAACATTGATTAACCCAATGAAAACAAATCCTTTATACTCTATTCCATCTTTTTGGAATCCTTCAATAGTAGGTTTTACAATGCGTGTCTCAATTTTTTCCATCAAAACAGCATCAACATAAGGAACCGGAGAAACCGCTCCCATTCCGCCTGTATTCAATCCTGTATCGCCTTCACCAATACGTTTGTAATCTTTAGCCGTTGGCAAAATTTTATAACTTTTACCATCAGTTAATACAAAACAGCTCAATTCAATTCCATCCAAAAATTCTTCGATAACTACTTTTGAACTCGCAGCTCCAAATTTTTGACCTACTAACATATTTCTTAATTCGGTCTTAGCCTCAGCCAAATCCTGAATAATCAACACTCCCTTGCCTGCTGCTAATCCATCGGCTTTTAACACATAAGGAGGTGCTAATGTTTCTAAAAAAGCACAACCTTGCTCTACTGTTTCAGCAGTAAAACTATCATAAGCGGCCGTTGGGATTTTATGCTTTACCAAAAATTCTTTAGCAAACTCTTTACTTCCTTCCAGTGTAGCACCTAATTTTGATGGCCCAATTACCGGAATATGACTTAATTCTGCATCATTCAGGAAAAAATCATAAATACCTTTTACTAATGGATCTTCAGGACCTACAACAACCATTTCGATATTTTCTTTGATAACCAAAGCTTTAATCGCTTCAAAATCGGTTACGGCTATATTTACATTCGTAGCAATTTCAGCCGTTCCAGCATTTCCAGGTGCCATAAAAAGAGTATCGCATAATGGACTTTGAACCATTTTCCATGCAAATGCATGCTCTCTTCCGCCTGAACCCAATAATAATATATTCATGTCTTTAATTTTTAATTGCAAAAACTCATTTTTAGAGTGCTGCAAAAATAATTGCTTTTAAACGTAAAAAATAATTATTTTCTAAAAAGTTGTCGATTCTTCCCCATTAGTTATTGATAGAATATTATTTTTGAGGAAATAAACACTCGCATGTTTTCTATTTTCGACCTTTCGCTCCAATTAAATGCTTTCCCGATCAGGAAAGCAAAATCCGATTTGGACAAAATAGTTGCGCTTTCTCCATCCGAAAAAAAGCAATTTATTGAAAATCAGAAACAAGCTATTGTGGAATTTCATTTGGAAAACAATGCTTTTTATCAAAAATTAGTTGGTTCCAAAGACTATAAAAACTGGGAAGACTTACCCATTTTAAACAAAACCAATCTCCAATGTCCGCTAGAATCCCGGCTTTCGAAAGGTTTTACAACTAAAAACAGCTACATCAACAAAACTTCCGGTTCCAGTGGTGAACCTTTTATTTTTGCCAAAGACAAATATGCTCATGCGTTGACTTGGGCTTCTAACATGTATCGTTTTGGCTGGTTTGGAATTGATTTTAATCGTTCGTTGCAAGCAAGATTTTATGGTATTCCACTGGATTTTATTGGATACAAAAAAGAACGTTTTAAGGACTTTTTGAGCAAACGTTTCCGATTTCCAATTTTTGATTTATCGGATGCGGTTTTAGAAAAAATGCTGAAAAAATTTCAAAATACAAAATTCGAATACCTCAACGGTTACACGAGTTCGATTGTGTTGTTTGCTAAATTTTTGCGAAAGCGAAACCTCATCTTGACAGCTATTTGTCCTACTTTAAAAGTGTGCATGGTAACCTCCGAAATACTTTTTAAAGACGATAGAAAATTGTTAGAAACGCAATTCGGAATTCCAATTGTCAATGAATATGGAGCCTCAGAACTGGATTTAATTGCTTTTGAAAATCCTAAAGGCGAATGGCAAATCAATTCTGAAACACTTTTTGTTGAAATTCTGGACGAAAACAATCAGGTTTTACCTTATGGCCAAGAAGGTCGCATTGTGATAACTTCACTGTTCAACAAAGCACATCCTTTTATTCGTTACGACATTGGTGATATTGGAATTCTGGACGAACGAAGTACTTTAGAAAAACCCATTTTAAAACAACTTATTGGTCGAACCAATGATATTGCGATTTTACCTAGTGGAAAAAAATCGCCTGGATTGACGTTTTATTATGTAACCAAATCAATTATTGAAAATGATGGAAACGTCAAAGAATTTGTTATCAAACAAACCAAAATAGATAGTTTTGAGATTGAATACGTAAGCGAAACCGAATTAGATTTAACACAAATTCAAAAAATAGAAGAAGCAATTGAATTATATCTAGAGCCCAACTTGCATTTTACATTTATTAGAAAAAACACTTTAGAAAGAACCGCCAGAGGAAAATTGAAACAGTTTACATCATTTTTATAATGTAAATAAAATCGTATATTAGTATTATATAAACTATAAAGCGATGAACTCAGAACTTATTCTTTCGGAAGAAACAATTTCTAATAACATTTACTACATTAGAAATCAAAAAGTAATGCTGGATAGCGATTTGGCAATACTTTATGGCATTGAAACAAGAGTTTTAAAACAAGCCGTAAGAAGAAATATCACAAGGTTTCCAGAAGATTTTATGTTTGAACTTTCAAAAACAGAATATGATTCTTTAAGATCACAAATTGTGACCTTAAAGAAAGGAAGAGGTACACATCAAAAATATTTGCCTTTTGCTTTCACAGAACACGGCATTTTAATGTTATCTAGCGTTTTGAATAGCGAAAAAGCCATTCAAACGAATATTCAAATCATGAGGATATTTACCAAAGTAAGACAAATGCTTCTGGACACTACCGAAATGAAATTGGATATTGTTCAAATTCAGAAAAAACTGGAAAATCAAGGCAAAAATATTGAATTGGTTTTCTCTTATTTAGATGAGTTAACTGAGAAAAAAGAGGAGCAGAAACCAAGAACAAAAATTGGATACAAAAAATAGTTAACCCTCCTTAGAATAAAAAGGTTTTATGGCTAATTGGGTAAATAAAAACCCAATCATACACAAGCTGGAAACTACCAAATTAAAGCCGTGAAATTGCCTGTAAACCGCAAAATTATATTGGATTAAGGCAGTTTTAGAAGTGGATAAGGAATTATCTCTCACGCGATACAAAGCCAAACTCTCGGGAACCGGTTTTGCAGTTTTAATCTTTTTCAAAATGGTCAGCCAATGCATCCAATCCTGACGTTTTCGAATGGAAGAAATACCGATTTTTGCAAAATATTCTACATCATAAATCCCGGTCAGATTCCCCACATAATTACAGAAAAACAATTGGAGATACGACAAATTTCGCGGTGCTTCTACCCTTTTATTTAATGAATTTCCTTGCTCGTCAATGCAATCGTAGAACGAAAAAGTAAATGGTACATTTTGCTTTTGCATGAAACTGATTTGCTTTTCTAATTTTTCAGGTTTCCACAAATCATCGGCATCCAGAAACGAAATGTATTTTCCGGCAGCCTTAGAAACCCCAAAATTTCGTGCTACTCCGGTTCCGGAATTCGTTTCTAACGGATAAAATTGAATCCTTTTATCCGTTAAAAAAGTAGTAATTATAGTTTGGGTTTCATCAGTCGAACCGTCGTCAACCAATAACATTTCCCAGTTTTGGTACGTTTGATTTTGGACAGAAATAATAGTATCTGAAATGTATTTTTCAGAATTGAATGTTGGTATAATTACAGATACTAAAGGCTTTTCCATTTTTACTTAATATAATCCGCAAAATCCTTATGCTCTTCTTTAGAAAGTTCTTCAGGAGACAAAGATTTGAAATATTCATAAGTAATTTTCATTCCTTCAGCGCGACCTACTTTAGCTTCCCAACCCAATAATTCTTTGGCTTTGGTAGTATCCGGTTGACGTTGCAAAGGATCATTTATTGGCAATGGATGATAAACTACTTTTTGATTGGTTCCTGTTAATTTAATGATTTCTTCGGCAAAATCTTTAATGGTGATTTCGTCCGGATTACCAATGTTTACCGGATATACATAATCCGAATGTAACAAACGGAAAATTCCTTCCACCTGATCGTCTACATAGCAAAACGAACGAGTTTGCAATCCATCTCCAAAAATGGTTAAATCCTCTCCACGAATTGCCTGACCAATAAACGCCGGAATTACACGACCGTCATTAAGACGCATTCTTGGACCATAAGTATTAAAAATTCGGACAATTCTGGTTTCTACACCGTGAAAAGTATGGTATGCCATCGTTATGGATTCCTGAAAACGTTTCGCTTCATCATAAACTCCTCTTGGTCCTATGGTATTTACATTTCCATAATATTCTTCGGTTTGTGGATGAACCAATGGATCTCCATAAACTTCAGAAGTAGAAGCAATCAAAATTCGGGCTTTTTTTACTCTTGCTAATCCTAAAAGATTGTGCGTCCCAAGAGAACCTACTTTCAAAGTCTGAATCGGGATTTTTAAATAATCGATTGGGCTTGCCGGTGAGGCAAAATGCAAAATATAATCCAATTCACCCGGAACATGAACAAACTTGGTAACATCATGATGATAGAATTCAAAATTTTCCAGTTTGAATAAATGCTCAATATTTTTCAAATCTCCTGTAATGAGATTGTCCATTCCTATAACAAAATAACCCTCTTTGATGAAACGATCGCATAAATGAGAACCTAAAAATCCCGCAGCACCTGTAATCAATATTCTTTTCATAACTATTTCATTGCGAGGAGTTGCGAGGCACGTGGCAAAGCAATCTATTCCTCTATTTAATCTAATTGATATTAAAAATTTGTTCTAATATTTTAATGGTAATCAAATAAGTAGGTTTTACCCCCGTTGTTCCTAATCCGCCTGAAGCCAGTGTACTTCCTGTTTCCAGTGGATTATCCGAAGCGTAATAAGCATAACGCACTTTGACATCCTTTGGAATACTTTTTCTGATTTTAGAAGCCGATTGTATAGCTTTTTGATAATGAGAACCTTCCATTTCCAATCCGATAACACCCCAGGTCGATTCGTGGAAAAACTTCAACAAATCCCTGTTTTGCAACGAAGTTCCTAAAACAGTTACCATCGCACCCTCATAAACCGAAATTCCATTGCCTTGAAACATTTCGGCGGTTAATTCATTTTCGAAAAAATAATTATCAGCAGTTCCTTCATTGATATGCGCATTCGGAATCATGATATCGCCTTTTCCTCCTTCGAGAATTCCTGCTTTTCCCATGATTGAAACCGACTGAATATTTAAAAAAATATTCTTTTTATAAGGTTTTAATAACTCGTCTACCGTTTCATAAGCCTGTTCGCCAAAAGCATAATCCATCACAATAAGCACCGGTTTTTCTCCTTCAAAATAAGCCTCCGGAAAAGCACTTGTAGCCCAGTCAATCTTAGCGGTATCAAAAATTTGAACGTCAATATTGGTTCCTACCGTCTCCGGAAGTGAAATCATTCCTTGCTTTAAAGCTTCTTCAACAACCTTAGTTCTGAATCCATTAGCAGTAGGTTTGCTTAATTCTTCGAAAATATCGAAATCCGATTTGCCTTTGAAAGTAGTTTTTAAAACCTTTTTTGCAAAAATAGAGTTCATTACCGAGTGCATATTGGCACTAATAATGTGAATAGGACGTCCTAAAAGCTGATTTTCCTTTAAAACTTCCTTAATGTTCGTTGCCCATATTTCGCCGTGAATATGATGCCCTAAACGTTCTCTGAGAATCGGGCTGAAAGTAATGGTTCTTTTGTTGTTGTGAACCACTTCTTCGATAGCTAATTTTCCCAGCCAAAAAATGATATGTAAAAAACGATCCGGCAGCTCATTTGAACCAAAATCATCATAAATATCCAATACATCTTCAAAGGTTCTGCCTAAAATATTAGCCGCATGCGAAATGGCAATTTCCTTTTCGACCAAGGTTAATTTTTCATTTTGTAAAACCGCCTGTTCTAATTTCTGCCAATCGCGCGAAACTTCGCCTCCATCATCCAGTAAAACCCTGTCTTTTATCTTATGCGATTCGATAAAAATAAAAGTCAGATGCGTCAGAATATCATAAATATCCGAGCGTCCACGGGTAATTTCGATATTCATTTGCTCTTCGTCAATTCGGTAACAATTTCGTTTTCTTTTGGGCGGAACAATCGCCTGAAAATGTGATTTCGAATAACCCTCATCAGAAGTCAGGTTAATAAAACGACATTCTTCAATTCCTAACGGCAAGCGCTCGATAACGTACAAAAGTCCTTTTAATTCTACTTTTTCGTCAGCAATATTTCCGTAAATTTCGGGACGCAAAGTCATCAATGCTTCCCGCAAAGTATCGCCCGAAACACCCATCGGTTTGTAAAAACCCCTATTGAACAAATGACGCATCGTAATGTACATTTTTTCAATAGCCGCCGATGATTCCTGGGCTCTGGTTCTGGATATGTTTTTAGCTTCTTTCATGAGTTTTTAGATAAAAAATCTGCAATTTTTCTATCGTTGGAAAGTCTTGGAATCTTATTTTGACCTCCCAATTTTCCAATGGATTTCATGTATTCCTGAAAACCGTTTTTTGGTACTTTGGTAACCACTACTTTTTGCAAAATGTTCCCCACAATCAAATCGTCGTAGTAAATATTTTGCTTGCGCATGGCGTTGTCTATCGCTTCCGCAAAATCCTCCAAATTATCGGGTTCTCCCGAAGCTTCAGGATCAAATTCAATAAACCATTCGTGATACGGCAAACCGCTGGCAGGATTGATTTGTGGTGCCACGGTAAACTCATTCACCCGAATGTTAGTTCCTTCCATAGCTTCCTGCAAAGCACATTCTACTTCTTTGCCAATAACATGTTCACCAAAAGCTGAAATATAATGTTTAATTCTACCCGAAACGATTACTCTGTAAGGTTTTAAACTTGTAAACTGAACCGTATCTCCAATATTATAGCCCCAAAGTCCCGCATTGGTAGAAATAATCAACACATAATTCACTCCTAATTCGACTTCACCAATTGTATAACGACGTGGATTTTCATTGTAAAATTCATCCGATTTTATGAATTCGTAGAAAATTCCGGAATTCAACAACAACAGCATTCCCTTTTCTTTTTGAGAATCCTGATAGGCAAAAAATCCTTCCGAAGCCGGAAACAATTCAATACTGTCTACTTTTCTTCCTATTAGATTTTCAAACTTGGCTCTGTAAGGTTCATAATTGACACCGCCGTAAATAAACAAATTGAAATTCTTGAAGATTTTGCCTACGGGCTTCCCTCCTTTTTGCTGTAATTTCTCGAAATACATTTGCACCCAGGATGGAATTCCCGAAATTACAGTCATATTTTCATCAAAAGTCTCTTCGACGATTGCATCAATTTTAGCTTCCCAATCTTCCATGCAATTGGTTTCCCAAGAAGGCATGCGATTTTTTTGTAAATATCTCGGAACAAAATGCGCCACGATTCCTGAAAGTCGTCCAAATTTAATTCCATATTTTTCTTCTAAAATGGGACTTCCCTGCAGAAAAATCATTTTACCATGAACAAAATCGGCATTTCCCGTTTCGTGAATGTAATGCAAAATTGCATTTCGAGCCGCTTCAATATGATACGGCATGGATTCCTTGGTAAGAGGAATGTATTTAGCCCCCGAAGTCGTTCCCGAAGTTTTGGCAAAATACAATGGCTTGCCTTTCCACAACACATTTTCCTCGCCTTTTACGACTTTTTCAACATAAGGTTTTAAATCTTCGTAATCACGAATAGGAACTTGTTTGGCAAAATCGGCGGTGGTTTTAATTTGGTCAAAATGATGGTCTTTTCCAAATTGCGTCTGTTGTGCATCATTAATTAAACTTTCAAAAACCGCTTGTTGAGTCGCCACAGGGTTGCGTGCCCAAAGCTGTGTTTTTTTATAAATATTTTTAGCAAATAGTTTTGCCGCTATTGATTTTATTGACATTTTGTTTGCTGATTATAATTTGTTGAAGAAAATAAATGGTTTCAATTAAGAAATTAAATCTTTAATTATTTCTTCTTTTTTACAACAGTTTGCTGTGCTTTTTTCTCTTCTTTTTCCACCTCAGCTCTCAGTTCTAATTCTTCTTTGGAAGGCGATAAATCTACTTTTTGAATCGTATCTGTCGCTGATGCTAATATCGAATCTTTATTGAACTTAGCATAATCTAACTTACCCGTTAATACTTTTTGTATTGATGAAATATAAGCCTGATTTTTCTTTAAAATATTAGTTAAGGAATCCGATTTTAGAGCCAGTTCGGCTGCGTCTTTCTTCAATTGGGTGGAAGAATATCCAGGAATATATTCTCGCAGCGGTGTAAAAGCGATGATAAAAGTGGTTACTGCAATCAGGAAAATAGCACCCAGTGTAGCCACCACAAAAACATTCATTAAAGTCAGTTTTAAAGAAAAAGTTTCTTCAAAAGTATCCTCATTCAATATAACCAATCGGTTTTTAGTGAATAATTTCCTGTGAAGTTTCTTTCTTTTCAATCTTTTCCCTGACATGCTTTTTCTTTATTTCACAAATATAATAATTAATGTCAATCAATGTGCTTTGCCAGCATTAGCTTATCATTATAAATAATAGAAAAAAAATTAGATAATTTTTAACGTTATATAAACTAAATAATTGCCTTAAAATGAGTTCCTGTTCAGTTATTCTAATTATCTTTGCTGCCAGTTTTTATTACAAATTTGCTTCGGCATAAATTATTCAATCATGGGAAGATTTGGAGTTACAGAAATCCTGGTTATATTGGCAGTTGTTTTATTACTTTTTGGAGGTAAAAAAATTCCTGAATTAATGAAAGGTCTAGGAAGCGGAATTAAAGAATTCAAAAACGCTGCAAAAGAAGACCAAAAACCAGCTGATAAAAAAGAAGAAAAAAGCGAAGAAGAGACTAAATAAAAAATTTTGTTTTTTATTAAAAATCCCAAAATCTGATTATAGTAATTAGATTTTGGGATTTTTTATTTTTGAGATTTTACAAAACCATCGATAGCTGAATACGCTTTCTGTCCTCATCCACCTCGGTCACTTTTACCTGAACCTGTTGATGCAATTTGACCACTTCATTAACATCGCTTACAAAGCCTGCTTTAAGCTGAGAAATGTGAACTAAGCCGCTTTCTTTGATACCCAAATCAACAAAACAACCAAAATTGGTAATGTTATTGACAATTCCGTTCAAAATCATGCCTGTTTTCAAATCTTTTATCGTTTTTACATTCGGGTCAAATTCGAATACTTTAGCAGCTTTTCTTGGATCCAATCCTGGTTTTTCCAACTCCTTAATGATGTCTTTTAAAGTCAATAAACCAATCTCAGACGTAATATAATTTTCAGCTTTAATAAGTGCTGTTTTTTCTTTATTTCCAATCAAATCAGTTACTTTTAACTTTAAATCTTTAGCCATTTTTTCCACAATCGGGTAGGCTTCCGGATGTACCGCCGAATTATCCAATGGATTTTTTCCGTCTTTTATTCGAATAAAAGCCACACCTTGCTGATACGCTTTTTCGCCCAATCGGGGTACTTTTTTCAATTGTTTTCTATCTTCAAATGGTCCGTTTTCAGAACGGTAATTGACAATATTTTCGGCCAGCTTCTCTCCTATTCCACTCACATAACTCAACAAATGTTTACTCGCTGTATTGATATTTACTCCAACAGAATTCACGCAACGAACAACTGTAGTATCTAATTCTTCTTTCAATTTTGTTTGATCCACATCATGTTGATACTGACCTACGCCAATCGCTTTTGGGTCAATTTTTACCAATTCGGCCAAAGGATCACTCAATCTTCTCCCAATAGAAACCGAACCACGAACTGTCACATCATAATTTGGAAACTCCTCACGGGCAATTTTAGAAGCCGAATACACCGAAGCTCCAGCCTCGGAAACCACAAAAACCTGAACTGGTTTATCGAAAGCAATTTTCTTAATAAAGAACTCTGTTTCGCGGGAAGCCGTTCCGTTTCCAATTGAAATTGCTTCTATATTATAAGCATTCACCATCGAACGAATTTTTTTCATCGCCATCGCGCTTTCATTTTGTGGTGCGTGTGGATAAATGGTTTCGTTGTACAACAAATCGCCTTTTTCATCCAGACAAACCACTTTACAACCACTTCTAAATCCGGGGTCAATGGCTAAAATACGTTTTTCACCCAATGGCGGTGCCAACAATAATTGTCCTAAATTATTAGCAAAAACCTGAATAGAATTGGCATCAGCCTTGGCTTTGGCTTCCTGTAAAGTTTCATTTGAAATAGCAGGATTCAACAATCTTTTATAACTGTCTTCAATGGCTAATTGAACATGTGGTGTAGTAGTATTTTGCCCTTTTAAAACCAATTCGTCAATGATATCATAAGCTTCATCAATATCCACTTCGACTTTAAACTTGATAAAACCTTCATTTTCGGCACGAAGCATTGCTAATAAACGGTGTGAAGGCGCTTTTGTCAAGGGTTCTGACCAATCGAAATATTGATTGAATTTTTGAGCGTCTGCTTCGTCTTTTTTTGTTTTTACCACTTTTGTAGTAATGGTAGCTTTGCGTTGAAAAAGTCTTCG
Protein-coding sequences here:
- a CDS encoding glycosyltransferase family 2 protein is translated as MEKPLVSVIIPTFNSEKYISDTIISVQNQTYQNWEMLLVDDGSTDETQTIITTFLTDKRIQFYPLETNSGTGVARNFGVSKAAGKYISFLDADDLWKPEKLEKQISFMQKQNVPFTFSFYDCIDEQGNSLNKRVEAPRNLSYLQLFFCNYVGNLTGIYDVEYFAKIGISSIRKRQDWMHWLTILKKIKTAKPVPESLALYRVRDNSLSTSKTALIQYNFAVYRQFHGFNLVVSSLCMIGFLFTQLAIKPFYSKEG
- a CDS encoding peptidase; translated protein: MSGKRLKRKKLHRKLFTKNRLVILNEDTFEETFSLKLTLMNVFVVATLGAIFLIAVTTFIIAFTPLREYIPGYSSTQLKKDAAELALKSDSLTNILKKNQAYISSIQKVLTGKLDYAKFNKDSILASATDTIQKVDLSPSKEELELRAEVEKEEKKAQQTVVKKKK
- a CDS encoding UDP-glucuronic acid decarboxylase family protein; the encoded protein is MKRILITGAAGFLGSHLCDRFIKEGYFVIGMDNLITGDLKNIEHLFKLENFEFYHHDVTKFVHVPGELDYILHFASPASPIDYLKIPIQTLKVGSLGTHNLLGLARVKKARILIASTSEVYGDPLVHPQTEEYYGNVNTIGPRGVYDEAKRFQESITMAYHTFHGVETRIVRIFNTYGPRMRLNDGRVIPAFIGQAIRGEDLTIFGDGLQTRSFCYVDDQVEGIFRLLHSDYVYPVNIGNPDEITIKDFAEEIIKLTGTNQKVVYHPLPINDPLQRQPDTTKAKELLGWEAKVGRAEGMKITYEYFKSLSPEELSKEEHKDFADYIK
- a CDS encoding GH3 auxin-responsive promoter family protein encodes the protein MSIKSIAAKLFAKNIYKKTQLWARNPVATQQAVFESLINDAQQTQFGKDHHFDQIKTTADFAKQVPIRDYEDLKPYVEKVVKGEENVLWKGKPLYFAKTSGTTSGAKYIPLTKESMPYHIEAARNAILHYIHETGNADFVHGKMIFLQGSPILEEKYGIKFGRLSGIVAHFVPRYLQKNRMPSWETNCMEDWEAKIDAIVEETFDENMTVISGIPSWVQMYFEKLQQKGGKPVGKIFKNFNLFIYGGVNYEPYRAKFENLIGRKVDSIELFPASEGFFAYQDSQKEKGMLLLLNSGIFYEFIKSDEFYNENPRRYTIGEVELGVNYVLIISTNAGLWGYNIGDTVQFTSLKPYRVIVSGRIKHYISAFGEHVIGKEVECALQEAMEGTNIRVNEFTVAPQINPASGLPYHEWFIEFDPEASGEPDNLEDFAEAIDNAMRKQNIYYDDLIVGNILQKVVVTKVPKNGFQEYMKSIGKLGGQNKIPRLSNDRKIADFLSKNS
- the tatA gene encoding twin-arginine translocase TatA/TatE family subunit, with product MGRFGVTEILVILAVVLLLFGGKKIPELMKGLGSGIKEFKNAAKEDQKPADKKEEKSEEETK
- a CDS encoding DUF6909 family protein, whose protein sequence is MKEAKNISRTRAQESSAAIEKMYITMRHLFNRGFYKPMGVSGDTLREALMTLRPEIYGNIADEKVELKGLLYVIERLPLGIEECRFINLTSDEGYSKSHFQAIVPPKRKRNCYRIDEEQMNIEITRGRSDIYDILTHLTFIFIESHKIKDRVLLDDGGEVSRDWQKLEQAVLQNEKLTLVEKEIAISHAANILGRTFEDVLDIYDDFGSNELPDRFLHIIFWLGKLAIEEVVHNNKRTITFSPILRERLGHHIHGEIWATNIKEVLKENQLLGRPIHIISANMHSVMNSIFAKKVLKTTFKGKSDFDIFEELSKPTANGFRTKVVEEALKQGMISLPETVGTNIDVQIFDTAKIDWATSAFPEAYFEGEKPVLIVMDYAFGEQAYETVDELLKPYKKNIFLNIQSVSIMGKAGILEGGKGDIMIPNAHINEGTADNYFFENELTAEMFQGNGISVYEGAMVTVLGTSLQNRDLLKFFHESTWGVIGLEMEGSHYQKAIQSASKIRKSIPKDVKVRYAYYASDNPLETGSTLASGGLGTTGVKPTYLITIKILEQIFNIN